TACCAATTTTATTTATAGATATGAAATACGTTTCAAGGTTAAAATGAGAAATGAAATCTTCACATAAGCAAAACAATTTTATCTAATTTTAACAGAAATACCCCCTTTCAATCTTGCTATTAATATCAGAATCATTAAAATAGATATCTTCGATTTGAGATTGCGGAAATTAGTTCGTATTTTTGCATCATTAAATCATTCTAAATAAATACAATGATAAAAGTATCAGACTATGCAAAGGAGAAAGCCATCCAGTTAATGACGGAAGATGGTTTTAACCCTGCTGAAGATTATATAAGAGTAGGGGTAAAAAGCGGCGGATGCTCTGGTTTAGAGTATGTTTTAAAGTTTGATAACCAAAAAACAGACACAGATCAGATTTTTGAAGATAATAACATCAAAATTATTATAGATAAAAAATCCATCCTTTATTTGGCAGGAACAACTCTTGAGTATTCAGGAGGATTGAACGGAAAAGGGTTTGTTTTTAACAACCCGAATGCATCCAGAACATGTGGATGTGGAGAATCATTTAGTCTTTAGAGAAAAGACCTTAGATCCTAGATTGCAGACCTCAGAACCTTTCTGAATTTTGGAATCTAAAATCTGAAAT
This genomic window from Chryseobacterium viscerum contains:
- a CDS encoding HesB/IscA family protein, which encodes MIKVSDYAKEKAIQLMTEDGFNPAEDYIRVGVKSGGCSGLEYVLKFDNQKTDTDQIFEDNNIKIIIDKKSILYLAGTTLEYSGGLNGKGFVFNNPNASRTCGCGESFSL